A single region of the Lycium barbarum isolate Lr01 chromosome 2, ASM1917538v2, whole genome shotgun sequence genome encodes:
- the LOC132621518 gene encoding uncharacterized protein LOC132621518, whose translation MDHQFMKMKQAFRKNKTENDPPPRTLSGEEIWGRVYHLPKVTEVAPYRLPGYGVEHNWTKLSIFWELPYWKDNLLRHNLDVMHIEKNYFDNLFNTVMDVKGKTKDNPKARLDLKEYCRRPELNLQELANNKVFKPKASFSFTLEEKREICQWVKNLRMPEGHASNFDKRADMNDGKLIGMKSHDCYVFMETSIPIAFSRLPERIWKPIIEISLFFKDLCSNTLTVENLQRMEQNIPIITTKLEKIFPCGFFDVMEHLPIHLVQEARLGGPVQTRWMYPFERTIGKCKKLATQRSKIEGSICEAYLAKETTHFCSYYFREQVSCMRNRPNRNDEGGVDPNYPPMSIFNQPGGGSKKPPKRTRSSMERQSAVTHVLLNYPKIQVYIR comes from the exons ATGGATCACCAATttatgaaaatgaaacaagcatttagaaagaataaaactgaaaatgatcccccacctcgaacattgtcaggagaagaaatttgggggagggtttatcacttgcctaaggtcacagaagttgccccttatagactacctggttatggtgttgaacataattggactaaactgagcatattctgggagttaccgtattggaaggataatcttctacgacataatcttgatgtgatgcatattgaaaaaaattactttgataatttgttcaACACTGTTATGGATGTTAAAGGCAAGACAAAAGATAATCCAAAAGCTAGATTGGACCTAAAGGAATATTGTAGGCGCCCTGAATTGAACTTGCAAGAGTTAGCGAATAATAAAGTGTTCAAGCCCAAGGCTAGTTTTTCATTCACTTTGGAGGAGAAACGAGAGATTTGTCAATGGGTTAAGAATTTGCGGATGCCAGAGGGGCATGCGTCTAATTTTGACAAGCGTGCTGATATGAATGACGGAAAATTGATTGgtatgaaaagtcatgattgctatgttttcatggaaacttcgattcctattgcatttagccgcctaccggaaagaatatggaaaccaatCATAGAGATAAGTTTGTTCTTCAAGGATTTATGTTCTAACACTTTGACGGTAGAAAACCTTCAAAGAATGGAACAGAATATACCAATCATTACAACTAAGCTCGAGAAGATCTTTCCATGTGGGTTTtttgatgtgatggaacatcttcccatTCATCTTGTACAAGAGGCACGCCTTGGAGGCCCGGTTCAAACTAGGTGGATGTATCCTTTCGAGAG GACCATTGGCAAATGCAAAAAATTGGCTACGCAGAGATCTAAGATTGAAGGATCTATTTGTGAAGCGTATCTTGCAAAGGAAACAACGCATTTCTGTTCATATTATTTCAGAGAGCAAGTGTCGTGTATGAGAAATAGGCCCAACCGTAATGATGAGGGTGGGGTTGATCCTAACTACCCACCAATGTCCATCTTTAATCAACCAGGAGGCGGTTCTAAAAAGCCTCCAAAACGAACCCGGAGTAGTATGGAGAGGCAATCAGCTGTGACACATGTTTTGCTCAATTACCCTAAAATTCAAGTATATATTCGGTGA